Proteins co-encoded in one Garra rufa chromosome 21, GarRuf1.0, whole genome shotgun sequence genomic window:
- the LOC141295719 gene encoding grainyhead-like protein 1 homolog — MSQEHDNKRAVLVLQNDPAYNQRRPFTSEDEAWKSFLENPLTAATKAMMSINGDEDSAAALGFLYEYYKVPREKRTISQPKADVLGSDVDPNKRTMLTTLQEPSGENRIQVLKGVNIVLPGNQHSQDKRGLFPSPDTTVTVSIAPGPNYPVKTEGPSHGFSVTVPNPHCSEPDSHTVVFDPQLPHNQFSPNTQPRTPDSTFPENSDVFAFPRDLQLGMGPIQQEDYATFDTVSGNNFEYTLEASKSLRQKSGDGTMTYLNKGQFYPITLRETDNGKLLHGPICKVRSVVMVVFGEEKTRDDQLKHWKYWHSRQHTAKQRCIDIADYKESFNTISNIEEISYNAISFTWDISEEAKIFISVNCLSTDFSSQKGVKGLPLNIQIDTYSYNNRSNKPIHRAYCQIKVFCDKGAERKIRDEERKQSRRKGKCPDVNPPLGNFGPDVKVPLLHKRSDITIFKTLTDFETQPVLFIPDIHFSTFQRHPFSPEDSEEGSAMKRLPYSEEEFGSPPNKLARMDEPKRVLLYVRKESEEVFDALMLKTPTLKGLVEAISEKYDVPYEKLGKVCKKCKKGILVNMDDNIIKHYSNEDTFQIQMEEMGGMFKLTLTEI; from the exons ATGTCACAGGAGCATGACAA TAAGCGAGCAGTGCTCGTGCTACAGAATGATCCGGCGTACAACCAGCGGCGGCCTTTCACGAGTGAGGATGAGGCCTGGAAGTCGTTCCTGGAGAACCCCCTCACAGCCGCCACCAAGGCCATGATGAGCATCAATGGAGATGAAGACAGCGCCGCAGCTTTGGGTTTTCTATACGAATACTACAAG GTGCCGCGGGAAAAGAGAACAATATCCCAGCCAAAGGCTGACGTCCTGGGCTCTGATGTGGATCCCAACAAAAG AACCATGCTGACCACTCTCCAAGAGCCATCGGGGGAGAACCGAATCCAGGTTCTGAAAGGAGTAAACATCGTTCTTCCTGGAAACCAGCACTCCCAGGACAAGAGAGGTCTTTTCCCCTCACCCGATACTACAGTGACAGTATCCATTGCTCCTGGGCCAAACTACCCAGTGAAGACTGAGGGTCCCTCACACGGATTCTCCGTCACAGTCCCCAATCCCCACTGCTCAGAACCAGACAGTCACACGGTGGTATTCGACCCTCAGCTCCCTCACAACCAGTTCAGTCCAAACACACAGCCACGCACCCCAGACTCGACCTTCCCAGAGAACTCAGAT GTGTTTGCGTTCCCAAGGGATCTCCAGTTAGGCATGGGACCCATCCAGCAAGAGGACTATGCCACTTTTGACACAGTGTCAGG TAATAATTTCGAATACACATTAGAAGCCTCTAAGTCTCTCAGACAGAAATCTGGTGATGGCACAATGACGTACCTCAACAAGGGCCAGTTCTATCCCATCACTCTCAGAGAAACCGACAATGGCAAACTGCTGCACGGCCCCATCTGTAAAGTCAGG AGTGTTGTGATGGTAGTGTTCGGAGAGGAGAAAACCAGAGATGACCAACTCAAGCACTGGAAATACTGGCACTCGAGACAGCACACAGCCAAGCAGAGATGCATTGATATTG CGGACTACAAAGAAAGCTTCAACACCATCAGCAACATTGAGGAGATTTCATATAACGCCATTTCATTCACATGGGACATCAGTGAGGAAGCAAAG ATCTTCATCTCAGTGAACTGTCTGAGCACAGACTTCTCCTCTCAGAAGGGAGTGAAGGGCCTACCCCTTAACATACAGATCGACACCTACAGCTACAACAACCGCAGCAATAAGCCTATCCACCGCGCTTACTGCCAGATTAAGGTGTTCTGCGACAAGGGTGCAGAGCGCAAGATCCGTGATGAGGAGAGGAAACAGTCCCGTAGGAAGGGCAAATGCCCTGACGTCAACCCTCCTTTGGGAAACT TTGGGCCAGATGTCAAGGTTCCCCTCCTGCACAAGCGCAGCGACATCACTATTTTCAAGACATTGACGGACTTTGAGACACAGCCCGTTCTGTTCATCCCTGACATCCATTTCTCTACCTTTCAGCGTCAT CCTTTCTCTCCGGAGGACTCAGAGGAGGG CTCGGCTATGAAGAGATTACCTTATTCCGAGGAGGAGTTTGGATCACCTCCCAATAAGCTGGCAAGGATGGATGAGCCCAAAAGAG TTTTGCTGTATGTGCGCAAGGAGTCAGAGGAAGTGTTCGATGCTCTTATGCTGAAAACTCCCACACTAAAAGGCCTGGTGGAAGCG ATTTCAGAGAAATATGACGTTCCTTATGAGAAGCTGGGAAAGGTCTGCAAGAAATGCAAGAAAGG gatcttagtaaacatggACGACAACATCATCAAGCACTACTCCAACGAGGACACCTTCCAGATCCAGATGGAGGAAATGGGAGGAATGTTTAAGCTCACGCTGACAGAGATCTGA